The Montipora capricornis isolate CH-2021 chromosome 3, ASM3666992v2, whole genome shotgun sequence genome includes the window AACGAGCAGAACAGATATATAAACAATTGCTATATTTTGACTTAAATAGAATCAATGTATTCAATTATACTAATGAAACATTCACAGCTATGTAAACCTCTGTGTAGCGAGAAGCTTAAAAGTGTAAAATTTCGAGTTCCGGCGAGCGTGAAATCCTAGCCTCCGGTAGGATGACCGTTTTTCATACCTTCGGTTACTTACCTAGTCCTTCAAACTGTGAAAGTATGAGCGAAACCAATTTATTGACCGGGGCCAagatttctttgatttttactgACAATCACTctttaaaaatttaatttaaaaaatattttgaatttaagGGATATAAttgtaacacttgtgctatccagaccatatGCAAAAATTAAACACACAAGGCAATGCTAACctattttagtatcacccaactagtggactaatgcaaatccttggctacgctactagacgactattagtaatagtcctcgagtagggaaaagcgtgacgtttcctttcgttttattcccaaataaatatttattcaacttgcatttgttaactttattattgcctcttctgtccgactagttgggtgatactaaaacaattagacccttcgccctcaagggccacgggttaATAGCcaattcggcttcgcctcatgggctattgacccgtagcccttgcgggctacgggtctaattgttaaatagctttTTTGCTCAAAAAAGTGGAAGTTAGATTTTGAATAGTATTCATGGTAGCTGACGGGATATATTTAACCGTGGGATTAATTTAAACTTGGCCGCGAGTGGACTGCGACTGGCTTGCGAcgagtagttttgaaatccactCGCGGCCAAACCATCGATTTAATCCCGCGTGTTTAAATGATCCCGCGATAAGTTATCCCGCCAGCTGAGTCCCAGGCCATCAGGAACAGTGCAATCTGAAATGACACCAACTTTTTTTCAGTCGATCATTGCAAATGACAGCAAGGTGATTTTATTTCAAGACTTTTAAAGAAGGTTTCAAACCGTGCAAGATAGCATTCATTTGTCGAATTTTTTTAACGCGCCGCCAGTAGCGTAATAGAGCACACTCTTACGTCACGAATTTAAGTTATGAATGGTAGTCCTTGATGCGTGATGTTGCGTGATCAATGGAGCTTATCTGACAATGAAGACTGGTTTGAAAACAGCTTTACGTTGAAAGGAGAAGACATTTGTTGCAATCGATAGAACTAAGTCACAGTGGCGTGAGCCGTACGTAGACAACCGTCGCAGATGACATCAAGGTACTGTCGGTTACACTTTAACATAAACAAACTTGAGAGTTTGAACGCAGTTCTTGTAAACAGCCGTTACTCTTCGAAGCAGTCACGCGAACACAGTTAACGTTAACTCTATGTAAAATGATCAAGATTGCCTCGAAGCAAAGAAAACTTGATCCTTAAACGTGTGAAGGACATCGAGAAAGATGGGAGTTGCCCCTAGTTTCACACAGATCAACATTGACGTAATCCTTAACTTTTTCTTCTGACAAGCTCGAAATTTGAAGACTGGAATAACACAGCCAGCTTGTAAATTTGGATCGTAGGTGTTTCACTGATATGGTTTCTTTGTTGATGATCTTGAAGGCAATCGTGTGGTTATCGAGCCTAATGAAAAGTAAATACAACTAACAAAACCATGACATGCGTCAGGATTCCCGAATGGTCCGGTCAGTGAAAAACGGGTGTGTTAAGAAATATAAAATGAAACCATGATTTGTTTAGTAATTTGACTTAGTAAAGAAGTCATTCTTTTTatttgtctctttaattttaTCAACGAACTTAGTTGTCCGCGCGGCAAAGACTAAAATTTGAGCGTGACCAGACGCCACGAGCTTCGCACTTGACATCCGATCGGATataaattgtatttaattaattaacgaAGCTTGTCTAGTCTTGCCAAGGAACAGGAGCTGCGATCTTTAACCACAAAGTGCAACGAACCTCAAGGCAAGTGCAGACAAGTTAACTTCAATGGAATTCAATTCTCATTTAGAAACGTTGTTTACATTGTgcacttaaaaaaataaaggcGATATTGACCTCCCGAAAGATGATCAATACTGCCCCTATCTGACCGCCTAAGAGCGAACGTCATTCAAAAGTTGTTCTGTTTTGAACAACTTCACGCGCTGCCTTAGAAACAGCTGGGGGCATACATCCAGTGAAGTGCAACTTGAGTTTTGGTAGATTCGTAGATATATAGATAGTTAATTTATAATGACTACACAAGACAAAGTTGAATTATCGGCGATTATCACTGTGTACAAGAACTGATGTAAGCTCCATATAATTAGGAGTTAATTTGTACAAAAGTATACACTCTCTATACACATTCTGCGGAAAATAAAGCTCTAtatgacaaaaatttaaaaggaataGTCGTTAAAAAAATATGGAAGTAACATCGACGCGAGCATTACAGATTACAAAACTATTACGACATGTTCTTGAAAACatattgttttctcttttcgaTTAGAACAACTTCCTTTAGTAATTTATCTACTAGTTTCAGTCGACTATCTGTGAGACTTTATGTTAGGCTTGACTCAACCAATGCCTCTCCTTCATGCTAGTTAAAGAGGTACTCGGGAATTTCTTATGAAAGACGAGATACCCATACACCATAATAGCGCACAGCCAAGTGCAGCCGGAAAAACTGAAAACAAGCTCACGAATACCCACGACAGAGAGTTAAACTTGAGAGATAAACTATGGCAGcgctttttaattttattaatggAGTCAATGTGACAGTTCCATTTCAAAGCATCAGACGCCCTCCACAGAAATTGAATGAAGCTTAAACTTTGagaggaacaaacaaagaataggATAAAGGGGaagaggagagaggaaaaaagagaaaagtagAGATGAAGCAAGTCGTCTAGTCATGCTTTCCGACATGGTTAGTTTCCTTTGGCATTCAGACCTGCCACATATCATAATAAACTGCTTATATTTTAGGAACTTGTCTGCCTGAGCTGGCTCCAGGGGTTTAAGGTTGGTGAATTAAACTGGAATGGAACCAAATGGAGGTGAGACTTTCTATCTTGACACTACTTATATATGTTCTATCCTTTCTTTCTTGGGGTCACCAGTGACCTTAAGAACTACAACAAAGAACTCACAGAAAAAAACGCCTACCTGAGCTCCAGTTATTGATGGTTCAACTTCGTTGAACTTTATATTCTATCCGCGCTATTCTGGAACTGATTGAGGATGAACATTGTTTAAgctaaaaaggaaaatttgaatCAACCGTTGTGTGCTCATGTTTTCTGTGAGCCATTCTCACTGTTAGTCTGTGTTGAATGAGGGATCGGcacatttataataataataataataataataataataataataataatattattattattattattattattattattattattattattatcattaacaggagcccatgactaggagcgtacaacttcattgtatttgtggaacggcatTTTTatagaccgagttatttttagattaattTTCCTaagaaaccagacctttccagctaaccACAAATCTTGCagaagaaatttattttattttcagattgAGATCACGGAGAATGGCAAGAGAGGATATTGAGAATGGTCGAGCGTGGagctaaatcttatttaagaattcatctaaaaatagcttgatctgtcaAAATATCTTTACAAAGACCTAGCATTGGAGTTGTGGGCTACTGATTATGGGCTCCTGTTATTAATCAATAACATACAACCATGGCCATTTCCTTTCCTCCTTCTCTAGTAATTCTTCTGTTGTGCTGTTTTTATGTCTAACATCGAagtgtcttctttttcttttcagttggACCTATGCCAGTTGATAACCAGGAGCGGAAACGATCTACGGACATCAAGGCCTGGGAAACAGTATCTGATTGTGAGTTGTGAAGAGCGACAAGTTGTGCTTAATTGGACTTGGCATATGGCCAGGGAAGGGGCTGAGCTCAGGGGTTCTCCCGATCGGTAAAAGGAAGTGGTAAAAACCCTTCTTGTGGTATCGCGATCTCGTTCCCaggcaacctcattcccaggaaCTCTCCCTTAGCTTCTGGGCTAGGGCCGAGggagaggtcctgggaacgaggttggttcccagggcttttcttcGCCGAGTGTAGGGCGGGTACGTGGGCAGGCGGGCGGTATCGGGGAATGAACTTCAAAGGATGAAGTTCGACAAAGTAATGACTAGGAGCATACAACTTTATTGTATTTGTGGGACGGCGTTTTTAAAGACcgcgagttatttttagattgattaaACTgagaaaccagacctttccaatCTAGTCACAAGTGTTGCCTGAGAAAGaatacccatgggattgagaatggtcacaaGCGCAAACCAAATCGTATttgagaactcgtctaaaaaaaAAGCTTGATATGTGCAAATGCCATTACATGAACCTAGAATTGAAGGTGTAGGCTCCTGCCCACATACATCGTGCAGTCATAGAGGAGAAAGGCGTGGGCCATGACCACTATGTTCTAAAAAAATAGACTGAATCCCCAAGGAGACAATATGGGTACCTTCAAATTGTCACCTATCCAGTTACTACCCGTGTCCATCAGGAATTAACTACGGTAGACGGACGCAAACTTGGATTTCCTACCGAACTCAAATCCTTGGGGTTTGTTTTAATGGGCAATTCGAATGATCGCTTTATTGGAGAGACAGTGAGGTCTATTTTTGATATAATGGAATTTACAAATAGCGAAAACATTCCCGGCATTCTGATTtttattgactttaaaaaagcttttgacactttAGACTGGAATTATCTCTTCAAATGTCTTGAAGCATTCAATTTTGGTTCGGACTTTATACATTATGTGAAAATATTCTACACAAATATTGAGAGCTGCGTGATTAATAATGGATCAGCTTCGGATTACTTTAGGCTGGAGCGGGGTGTCAGACAAGGAGACCCGCTCTCCCCatatctttttcttcttgtaattGAGACGTTAGCAATTGCTATTTGCGAAAATAAAGACATTAAAGGAATAAAAATTGAACAGGAGGAAACTAAACTTCTCCAATATGCGGATGATACAACGGCAGTTCTTTCGGATCTAAATTTGGCTCAATATTTATTTCAGCAGCTTGAGTTTTTTAAATCGCTGAGCGGCCTAGAGATTAACAACTCAAAAACTGAAGGCTTTTGGATTGGTACGCTTAAAGGAAACGGCATAAAACCGCTTGGAATAAAATGGCCAAGTGAACCAATTAAAGCCTTAGGCGTTTCCTTCACTTATGATCAGAGGCTACTCTATGAAAAGAACTTCCAAGATAAAATTGATACTATGAAGAAGCTTACCAATATTTGGTGTTCTAGAGGGCTCTCTGTTTATGGGAAAGTAGCTATAATTAAATCCCAGCTGATTTTTAAATTGGTCTACACGTCATCATTACTACCAACCCCTTCCCATGTTATCAAGAAAGTGAATCATATAATTTATAACTTTTTATGGAATGGAAAAGACAAGGTGACGAGGCTGCAGTCCGCCATCAATAATTACGAAGCAGGTGGTGTAAAAATGATAGATATAGATAGCTTGATTAAAGATTTAAGACTCGCCTGGTTAAAGCGTCGGAATCTTCAGTAATAATAGAGCCACATGGAAAACCTATTTAATGTTCCTCTTAGGAGGCCCTCTAATTTTCAGTTGCAATTATAACATCGAAAACCTCTCTATAACATCACTTTTTTACTGAGAACTGTTACAGTGGTGGTCACAATTCCGCAATGATTTTGCAGACAAGAAAGACTGGTGTTCCGTGATCTGGAATAATAAGGATACAAAAATAAATGGAAAACCAGTTTTTTATAAGACATTCTTCGATTTCGGAATATATTCTGTCAGTGATTTTTTATTTAACCTTAGCAACATCGAATCCTACAATGTAATAAATAAGAAACTAAAAAAAGTTAATGTACTTACGTGGATTGGACTTAGACATGCGATGCCTCTCAGTTTAAAGAAGATTTGTGGCCCCACTAAAGGTGTGTCTTCCTTCAAGCAtaatggaaatatttttgacataattaatgaaaaacaaatcaaaaggtTATTATTGCTTGATTATTAGCGATAAAGCCCAACTTCCAAACAATGCAAATAAACTGAAACAAGAATTTAAATTATCCGAAGATGACTTTGAACTTGATTACACTCCCATACAGTGGCTCTTGAACCTTTAGTTATGTTCAGGTCTTCCAGTACAAGGTCTTAAATTCGATACTTTATACAAACACAAAATTATATAAAGTTGGCTATACTGAGCAAGATAAATGCACTTTTTGTAACACAGAACCTGAAACATTACACCACTTTCTCTTCCATTGTCCGCACTCGAATATATTCTGGAAAGATTGCGAGCAATACGCCTtttcaataacaaaacaaaacaaagtccTTAATTTACAGGATATCATAATTGGTAGCataaattcatcgtcatgtccCTTACTTaactatttaatattaattggtAAACTTTATCTGTGGAACTGCAGAAGGAAACGTTTACTTCCGTGTATTGAAGGTTTCAAATCTAAGCTTAAGATCAAATaccaaacagaaaaatacatttatacTAAGAACAATAAGTTTGTGTTGTGTTGTAAAAGTAACTGTTTAAGGTGTTAGAACGTACTTAATTGTAAACGTACACGCTTATATTTATATTAAGTTTTTATAATCAATACTAAGAATCATACATGCCATCAGCAGTTGCGCGGCTGTTTGGCCTTTTTTGTTTGcgtgtaaataaataattattaacattGTAATAAGTATTGGTAATTGGTAATGTTAGTAGTgtaagtaacttgtgtaatgtaTTTTGTAAACAGCTAGTCACGATAATAcgtttttttattaaaaaaaaaatctgatgTACCGGTAAATGCAAATTTTCTAGTAGAGACCTGTACTGATTTCTCAACGCCTGACTTTTCGATGGCCttagttttggtttttggtTACCAGCGTTCCCTTTTATTTCATCTCTGCACTTTTATCGTACTTAAATGTCTATTAAACATCTCGATCAAGCATTTTCTGCGATGATTTTTTTTGGCCTTGTTAGGTTATTAATTGACGatgatttttttaactttaagcACTGCGCAATGGAACTTTCGAACTAAAAAAGCTCGATCCTCCACAAGTCCGCTCTAAAACATCACTGACGTCGTCATGTGACGAAAAGAACATCAAAGAAGAAGACCGGGCTACCTCTCTACCAGGATCCACCGCGGAACTGGATTTAGTGACTTGGCCAACAGACGATGATTCCCAGTGTGAAGTTCGCGTTACTATCCTACCTGCAGTACCTGCAGTAAAGGTCAGTCAGTCACGATTACATATATACCTTCCCTTGGAAATGTTTCCCATTTTTATGATTTGTcgtgaaacaagaaatataagtgacaTATAACGCATCTTGTGGTATTATCAAGGTTacaaagataaaatgcggtttgtgaaaaggctaagttgaaacgaattttcaataaaggggtgccaagctaattacatgaatactttagcacgaagatattgaatacacagcattttattaacaaggcagtcaaatttgttcgtgcatttcttgattacattgaagcgtgctaagaaattgttcggaacgcagtgttatgttctttgcaataatgcctGTAAATAGATGACGCCTTATGAGGGTGTCCCTCAACGCGCGTGTGAAGGTGGCCCTTTGTGTAcccgacataacctgcatcgcacaggtcacacttgaataaataaacaacgcattgctgggTTACGATGTTAGGCTTGGGCTCACGCAAACTTAGATCTTGTTTAAGCTTGCGGCTAGTAAACACGGGTTGAATGGTCTTTTGCACCTTGCTGCTAAGATCTCTAAGTTGTCGTTTGACAGACACTGCAGCATCCTGATCTTTATAGGAGATAACTATCCGGATGGCGTCATCGGCATGCTGTTTAGGCTGGTCCACTGCGACTCTGGACGTGATAAACCTGTTGATGACGGAATCAATAAGGTATTCGGATACCTCAGCTTACGGAAAACTTCTCTCCGACGTTCACAGTCTGCTGAAAAATGCGCCCAAGATGATGATAGCTGGTGCGCACGATCAAGCATAGTGACGAGCAAGCCATGCTTGTAGCCGCTGTCCACATGGCTATGATAGTGCAGGAGTAGCGCAGTGTTTGTCGGCTTAACGTAAAGCTTTGTTTCAACACATGGTGCGCGATTTAAAAACTGCACCCCAAGGAAAGGGAGCATCTCATTTTTCTCTACCTCCATAGTGAATCTCACGGCGCTATGGGTGTGATTCAGAGTATCCAAAAATTGTGTCATAAGGCCCCAATCTTGTGATTTTACACTGAAGTAAAGCTAAAGCCCAGCCCAAAAGTCTCATGAAGACCTTTGATCAACTCGACCCTTcaacattccccccccccccccctcccccaacccACTTTAAACTCtcccatctcgtccaaacacgtgctTATAGCTGTTAGCAACTTCAGggccaggaaaaaaaaaatcatttgaaacctgacacttccgatTCAATTTTCCCCTCCTCACCCAGGAAAAGGTCAAATTCCTTAACCCTGGGAGGGCCTTACCCGTCAAATTTCCCACTCCGCGGGCACAGAGTCATATGCCCAGGGTTTGCCGGGGATGGGGgtggggatgttgaagtttccaTTTGATCGGCGCATCATAGAATAGCCTGCAATTTAAGTTTCCCGTAATCCAGGATTACCTTAATCAGGTTTTGATGCAACTGGACCCAGATACatttcatgaaaaaatataGAGCACTCTAAGTTACATCCTGATTGACCAGCCTGAAAGCTCATAATGTTCCAAGGGTGCACCTCATTGTTGTACCCGATGGATAAATCGCTCACTGTTCAGCGGATAACCCAGACAATACGTTTTGAGATAGCTTATCGACTGGATATTAATTTATCCACTTAATTTTGAACTATCCAGGCCAGAAAAATGATTGTGAATCTATCTGTAGTGTATTAGACCGGAAATTGTTACGGATCGGAAACAGGGTTATTGGACATCCCAGGGTGCCTTGCGTTCAGTCTGCCGTTGGGAGTTTCCCTTTGAAGTTTCATAGTTGTGTTTTCTCGGTATTATCCTGTAACATCGAGGCGAGTTTCTATAAAAAGATACTATTTTCATAAAATCCTTGCCTAAAGACATAAAAAATGTGGATGCGATCTTTTAACTTCTCTCTGAATTC containing:
- the LOC138040824 gene encoding uncharacterized protein; translation: MEPNGVGPMPVDNQERKRSTDIKAWETVSDSLRNGTFELKKLDPPQVRSKTSLTSSCDEKNIKEEDRATSLPGSTAELDLVTWPTDDDSQCEVRVTILPAVPAVKDDARKPSRYSTQHQNRSQLVPRPDNHLCLAITGMICCCFPLGVVGFICAMQVDKAYDDGNREGAAWRSRNARYLSLTAVVFGMLGIVGASFYLIFYHLVPSLS